From a single Porites lutea chromosome 10, jaPorLute2.1, whole genome shotgun sequence genomic region:
- the LOC140951030 gene encoding uncharacterized protein has translation MEEKQNNDVVEGKITTFASPTVLAAILDKQILDEGAVPSKVDLNDERQNVGMVADSLDVSLNDSLDSTKLQESGEVIGDVVDTEELIGKDNTVSPLGFPERVVDYPKSSTPAQNENPVDDKSKNAEKAPKPRRPQHIIERNKEQVGKRASQRASYAQMHAIKTRNKLNKDKEKKANVEGSQNLDNTPGFNSESKLDSVERNFNQNTNFPRDHVDQIPHGDTMSNTSADLQQQESFLLENSYSNGTHDIFQNHGPYYDVSQNSRLYDSTHQSSYFDQTGTYSRGYGSAMGYLSQKPVPSLYHQSLSTQSAPPGVYGYERKPLINSLHTSNFSEEGYYQSTVLPHDESDKGFKIPESSLHRKFSSDPYLAQSRSTSLQNIANVGRNSKASGSYSNLRQPFEYKPYTLKDYQNLAGSKAKPLAGGLGPNIDTDDFKEKMKKINKQREYATMLRAQHSASRKQWGRKGAASAPVKANHVIEAEKKREAALNYAKNVPKPKQMNQKKWTGSGKHKQETGGDEEQEITVLEILRMRHEQEKKEVDIIRKELASKIRL, from the exons atggaagaaaaacaaaacaacgatGTTGTGGAGGGTAAAATAACAACATTTGCATCGCCAACTGTTTTGGCTGCCATATTGGATAAACAAATCTTGGACGAAGGTGCTGTGCCAAGTAAAGTCGATCTCAACGACGAACGGCAGAATGTAGGGATGGTGGCCGACAGCTTGGATGTATCTTTAAACGATTCTCTCGACTCGACGAAATTGCAAGAAAGCGGAGAAGTAATTGGCGATGTTGTTGATACCGAGGAGTTAATTGGAAAGGATAATACCGTCTCACCTTTGGGATTTCCCGAAAGAGTTGTCGATTATCCGAAGAGTTCAACGCCGGCACAAAATGAAAATCCTGTTGATGACAAGAGTAAAAATGCCGAGAAAGCTCCTAAACCACGTCGACCGCAGCACATCATCGAAAGAAACAAGGAACAAGTTGGCAAGCGAGCATCCCAGAGGGCTAGTTATGCTCAAATGCATGcaatcaagacaagaaataAACTCAATAAAGATAAGGAAAAGAAAGCCAATGTTGAAGGATCCCAGAATCTGGATAATACACCAGGTTTTAACTCAGAGAGTAAGCTGGATAGTGTAGAACGGAATTTTAATCAGAATACCAATTTTCCAAGAGATCATGTGGATCAAATTCCCCATGGTGACACTATGAGCAACACAAGCGCTGATTTACAACAACAGGAAAGCTTTTTGTTAGAAAACAGTTATTCAAACGGTACACAtgatatttttcaaaatcatgGACCATATTATGATGTCAGTCAAAATTCTAGACTATATGATAGCACTCACCAGTCGAGTTATTTTGACCAAACTGGAACTTACAGTAGAGGTTATGGAAGTGCAATGGGGTATTTAAGTCAGAAACCTGTTCCATCATTGTACCATCAGAGTTTATCAACCCAGTCAGCACCTCCAGGAGTTTATGGTTATGAACGCAAACCATTAATTAACAGTTTACATACTTCAAATTTCAGTGAAGAGGGTTATTATCAGTCAACAGTTTTACCACATGATGAGTCCGATAAAGGGTTTAAAATACCAGAATCCAGTCTCCATAGAAAGTTTTCCTCAGATCCATATTTAGCTCAATCAAGATCTACATCATTGCAGAATATAGCAAATGTTGGTAGAAACAGCAAGGCATCTGGAAGCTACTCTAATTTACGACAGCCTTTTGAATACAAACCATATACTTTAAAGGACTACCAGAACCTTGCTGGTTCAAAGGCCAAGCCGTTGGCTGGGGGCTTGGGACCAAATATTGACACTGATGATTTCAAGGAAAAG atgaagaaaataaataaacaaagagAGTATGCTACAATGTTGAGAGCTCAGCATTCAGCGTCAAGAAAGCAGTGGGGAAGAAAAGGAGCTGCTTCTGCCCCAGTTAAGGCCAATCATGTGATTGAGGCAGAGAAGAAGAGGGAGGCA GCTTTAAACTATGCCAAGAATGTCCCCAAACCAAAGCAAATGAATCAAAAGAAGTGGACTGGGTCTGGCAAACACAAACAGGAGACAGGAGGCGATGAGGAACAAGAGATAACTGTGCTGGAGATTTTAAGAATGAGACATGAACAGGAGAAGAAGGAAGTTGACATTATAAGAAAAGAACTGGCATCAAAGATAAGGTTGTAA
- the LOC140950209 gene encoding N(4)-(Beta-N-acetylglucosaminyl)-L-asparaginase-like — protein sequence MAVVVGTWSFSLEAVKLISDKLCAGSVGLDALENGINAFEENPDTGCYFVGRGGLPNSSGILECDAAVMTGKRCCFGAVAALQGVAKPLAVARHVMENSPHSILVGQGAQEYAVKNGFPVEPNSALQTHESIEAFEEFLRKSDKDVGGHDTIGILVLDSKMQLTAGVSTSGKAFKHPGRVGDSPLPGSGLYADDEVGAAAATGDGDKMMRFCPAFHAVQLMKEGYSPQESCEIVVKESQRKAGTTARPFEMALIALNRKGEVGASSTVPLFEDKRLNTKYSGFPFVVWTEQMTTPEIRVQPPVCLQ from the exons ATGGCGGTGGTTGTTGGAACTTGGTCTTTCAGTTTGGAAGCAGTAAAGTTGATTTCCGACAAGCTGTGTGCTGGAAGCGTGGGGCTTGATGCTCTCGAGAATGGGATCAATG CATTTGAGGAAAATCCTGATACTGGGTGCTATTTTGTTGGAAGAGGAGGATTGCCGAACTCCAGTGGCATATTGGAGTGTGATGCAGCTGTTATGACAGGAAAAAGGTGTTGTTTCGGTGCAGTAGCTGCTTTGCAGGG gGTTGCAAAGCCGCTCGCAGTTGCAAGACATGTTATGGAGAACTCACCTCACAGTATACTTGTGGGTCAAGGTGCACAGGAATATGCTGTTAAAAATGGGTTTCCTGTAGAACCAAATTCAGCACTGCAGACACATGAATCAATAGAAGCATTTGAG GAATTTCTCAGAAAATCAGACAAAGATGTAGGAGGTCATGACACTATAG GGATTCTTGTGTTGGATTCAAAAATGCAGTTGACTGCAG gtGTTTCAACAAGTGGAAAGGCTTTTAAACATCCTGGCCGAGTTGGTGACTCACCCCTGCCTGGGTCTGGATTGTATGCTGATGATGAG GTTGGAGCTGCAGCAG CAACTGGCGATGGTGACAAGATGATGAGATTTTGTCCAGCTTTTCATGCAGTCCAGCTGATGAAAGAG GGGTACTCCCCACAAGAATCATGTGAAATTGTGGTGAAAGAATCGCAGCGGAAAGCAGGAACAACAGCAAGACCTTTTGAAATGGCCTTGATTGCATTGAACAGAAAG GGTGAAGTTGGTGCTTCATCGACCGTTCCTCTTTTTGAGGACAAAAGATTAAACACTAAGTACTCAGGATTTCCATTTGTTGTTTGGACTGAACAGATGACCACTCCGGAAATAAGAGTGCAGCCTCCAGTTTGTTTACAGTGA